A portion of the Esox lucius isolate fEsoLuc1 chromosome 20, fEsoLuc1.pri, whole genome shotgun sequence genome contains these proteins:
- the snap91a gene encoding clathrin coat assembly protein AP180 isoform X4 translates to MSGQTLTDRIAAAQYSLTGSEVSRAVCKATTHEQTAPKKKHLEYLIEATKESNVNIPQMADTLFERATNASWVVVFKALITTHHMMVAGNERFLQFLATRNTLFNLSNFLDKTGSHGYDMSTFIRRYSRYLNEKAFAYRQMSFDFCRVKKGAEGVMRMMPVEKLLKGMPTLQSQIDALLEFDVHPNELTNGVINACFLLMFKDLIKLYACYNDGIINLLEKFFQMKRGQCKDGLEIYKRFLTRMTRVSEVFKMAETIGIDKNDIPELTQAPESLLQSLETHLNTLDGKKPEDVHKEDESPTKEPEANGSPAAAATPPAAAPVAPVRPGPPARPTVAPTFKSSNNALLDLDPLSASSSSAGGATASASSWGDLLGGGLDAPAATASSASEPDAVDASAPAAPPVAVKMAAPTAPPVTAPVAALPTPAPTTSDFDLFGDAFAPSPGDGPPSRAPAADACAGSDPFAPSEGSVNLAPEMDFFAVKFDNTPAAPEAASPISGAVPTIVAPSAAAPAPSTTTTITESPAAPAAPAAPAAPAAPAAPAASTLDLFGDDMFDSMPEQSPTAEKADDAVTPSVDLFGADLPTVSRGPSPLPPEANADEHLLSGVNDAFCAMTQEPAVTPAPAPVQAPEPAPAVSPPKPEPPAPAPVIDLLDTFGSPTLLDCTPAAPGGPGEDLLGGLMSPSLAPSATPVLAPAPLTPALAPVLAPAPAPISAQNDLLEGGFDVLGPLAPLTPATPTATDKAQAATAPSGGFDPSVFGGLGDLLMPAITPQSTGGSVSSTGSGSSKVTAAVGGGMAGAPAIKRPSIGGDLDSSLANLIGDLGIQRKDHQWTEKKLTGGSNWTPQVAPPSWGAPGSMMGGPAPGASGPMAAQPGFGMSPSAGSGAPLMPPMMMGQPIMGQPMRPPPPGAAPPGAPLSPGHAAAQAKKPKDPLAELNLKDLM, encoded by the exons AGGTTCCTCCAGTTCCTCGCCACCAGGAACACTCTATTCAACCTCAGTAACTTTCTGGACAAAACAGGTTCCCACG GCTACGACATGTCCACTTTTATCAGACGCTACAGCCGGTACCTCAACGAGAAAGCATTTGCCTACCGACAGATGTCTTTCGACTTTTGCAGGGTGAAGAAGGG AGCGGAGGGGGTGATGAGGATGATGCCCGTAGAGAAGCTGTTGAAAGGAATGCCCACTCTGCAGAGCCAGATAGATGCCTTGTTGGAGTTTGAT GTCCATCCCAATGAGCTGACCAATGGAGTTATCAACGCATGTTTCCTGTTGATGTTCAAAGACCTGATCAAATTATATGCTTGCTACAACGATGGGATCATCAACCTATTAG AGAAATTTTTCCAGATGAAAAGAGGACAGTGCAAAGATGGGCTGGAGATCTATAAGAGATTTTTGACACGAATGACCAGGGTCTCTGAGGTGTTCaaaatggctgag ACCATAGGAATTGACAAAAATGATATCCCCGAACTCACTCAG gcCCCAGAGAGTCTCCTGCAGTCCCTAGAGACACACCTGAACACCCTGGATGGGAAGAAGCC AGAGGATGTTCACAAAGAGGATGA GTCGCCGACAAAG GAACCCGAAGCCAATGGCTCCCCGGCCGCTGCTGCCACACCCCCTGCAGCTGCCCCGGTTGCTCCAGTGCGCCCTGGACCACCTGCCAGACCCACCGTGGCGCCGACCTTCAAGAGCTCTAACAA TGCTCTGCTGGACTTGGATCCTTTGTCAGCCTCCTCTTCTTCAGCAGGCGGAGCAACTGCCTCTGCCTCTTCATGGGGAG ATCTGCTTGGTGGCG GCTTAGATGCCCCCGCTGCTACTGCCTCTAGCGCCTCCGAGCCCGACGCCGTTGATGCCAGCGCCCCGGCTGCTCCACCTGTAGCGGTCAAAATGGCTGCCCCAACTGCACCCCCTGTCACGGCCCCTGTTGCAGCGCTGCCTACACCCGCACCCACCACCTCAGATTTTGATCTGTTTGGAG ACGCATTTGCACCGTCCCCAGGCGACGGTCCACCAAGCAGGGCACCTGCTGCCGATGCATGTGCTGGATCTG ACCCCTTCGCTCCATCGGAGGGGAGTGTGAACTTGGCTCCAGAGATGGACTTCTTTGCTGTGAAGTTCGATAACACGCCGGCCGCCCCAGAAGCAGCCAGCCCCATCTCTGGCGCCGTGCCGACCATTGTCGCCCCCTCTGCTGCCGCCCCCGctccctccaccaccaccaccatcactgAGTCTCCGGCCGCCCCCGCCGCCCCTGCTGCCCCCGCCGCTCCTGCCGCCCCTGCCGCCCCTGCAGCCTCCACTCTAGACCTCTTTGGTG ATGATATGTTTGATTCTATGCCTGAGCAAAGCCCTACCGCTGAAAAAGCTGATGATGCTGTTACTCCTAGCGTAGACCTATTTGGGGCAG ATCTCCCTACTGTCTCCCGCGGGCCTTCCCCCCTGCCTCCCGAGGCAAACGCTGATGAACACCTCTTGTCTGGTGTGAATG ATGCATTCTGTGCAATGACTCAGGAACCGGCAGTGACTCCTGCCCCTGCTCCTGTCCAGGCACCTGAACCAGCCCCAGCGGTCTCTCCTCCCAAACCTGAGCCCCCTGCACCGGCTCCTGTCATTGACCTTCTGG ACACCTTTGGTAGTCCCACTCTGTTGGATTGTACGCCGGCTGCCCCCGGTGGACCAGGAGAGGATCTGCTGGGTG GACTTATGTCACCTAGCCTGGCTCCTTCTGCAACCCCTGTCCTGGCACCTGCTCCCCTGACCCCCGCTCTGGCACCAGTCCTGGCCCCAGCTCCGGCTCCCATCTCAGCCCAGAACGACCTGCTGGAGGGTGGCTTCGACGTACTCGGCCCCCTGGCCCCTCTAACGCCCGCCACCCCAACAGCCACAGATAAGGCACAGGCCGCCACAGCGCCCTCTGGTGGCTTCGACCCATCAG TGTTTGGTGGATTAGGGGACCTGCTAATGCCAGCAATAACCCCCCAGTCCACTGGGGGAAGTGTAAGCAGTACTGGTAGTGGGAGTTCCAAGGTGACGGCAGCAGTAGGGGGTGGCATGGCAGGTGCCCCAGCCATAAAACGACCATCCATCGGGGGCGACCTGGACTCTTCTCTGGCAAATCTGATTGGAG ATCTTGGGATTCAGAGAAA GGACCATCAGTGGACTGAAAAGAAGCTGACTGGAGGATCCAACTGGACTCCCCAAGTGGCCCCTCCCAGCTGGGGGGCCCCTGGATCTATGATG GGTGGTCCCGCCCCCGGTGCTTCAGGACCCATGGCAGCACAGCCTGGCTTTGGAATG TCTCCATCAGCCGGATCAGGTGCTCCCTTAATGCCTCCTATGATGATGGGCCAACCAATTATGGGTCAGCCCATGAGACCACCTCCGCCAGGAGCTGCACCACCAGGGGCAccg CTGTCTCCAGGACATGCCGCCGCACAGGCCAAAAAGCCCAAGGACCCACTGGCAGAGCTCAACCTCAAGGACTTGATGTAA
- the snap91a gene encoding clathrin coat assembly protein AP180 isoform X6 gives MSGQTLTDRIAAAQYSLTGSEVSRAVCKATTHEQTAPKKKHLEYLIEATKESNVNIPQMADTLFERATNASWVVVFKALITTHHMMVAGNERFLQFLATRNTLFNLSNFLDKTGSHGYDMSTFIRRYSRYLNEKAFAYRQMSFDFCRVKKGAEGVMRMMPVEKLLKGMPTLQSQIDALLEFDVHPNELTNGVINACFLLMFKDLIKLYACYNDGIINLLEKFFQMKRGQCKDGLEIYKRFLTRMTRVSEVFKMAETIGIDKNDIPELTQAPESLLQSLETHLNTLDGKKPEDVHKEDESPTKEPEANGSPAAAATPPAAAPVAPVRPGPPARPTVAPTFKSSNNALLDLDPLSASSSSAGGATASASSWGDLLGGGEYQATFCSFRSSPTGAPIHGLDAPAATASSASEPDAVDASAPAAPPVAVKMAAPTAPPVTAPVAALPTPAPTTSDFDLFGDAFAPSPGDGPPSRAPAADACAGSDPFAPSEGSVNLAPEMDFFAVKFDNTPAAPEAASPISGAVPTIVAPSAAAPAPSTTTTITESPAAPAAPAAPAAPAAPAAPAASTLDLFGDLPTVSRGPSPLPPEANADEHLLSGVNDAFCAMTQEPAVTPAPAPVQAPEPAPAVSPPKPEPPAPAPVIDLLDTFGSPTLLDCTPAAPGGPGEDLLGGLMSPSLAPSATPVLAPAPLTPALAPVLAPAPAPISAQNDLLEGGFDVLGPLAPLTPATPTATDKAQAATAPSGGFDPSVFGGLGDLLMPAITPQSTGGSVSSTGSGSSKVTAAVGGGMAGAPAIKRPSIGGDLDSSLANLIGDLGIQRKDHQWTEKKLTGGSNWTPQVAPPSWGAPGSMMGGPAPGASGPMAAQPGFGMSPSAGSGAPLMPPMMMGQPIMGQPMRPPPPGAAPPGAPLSPGHAAAQAKKPKDPLAELNLKDLM, from the exons AGGTTCCTCCAGTTCCTCGCCACCAGGAACACTCTATTCAACCTCAGTAACTTTCTGGACAAAACAGGTTCCCACG GCTACGACATGTCCACTTTTATCAGACGCTACAGCCGGTACCTCAACGAGAAAGCATTTGCCTACCGACAGATGTCTTTCGACTTTTGCAGGGTGAAGAAGGG AGCGGAGGGGGTGATGAGGATGATGCCCGTAGAGAAGCTGTTGAAAGGAATGCCCACTCTGCAGAGCCAGATAGATGCCTTGTTGGAGTTTGAT GTCCATCCCAATGAGCTGACCAATGGAGTTATCAACGCATGTTTCCTGTTGATGTTCAAAGACCTGATCAAATTATATGCTTGCTACAACGATGGGATCATCAACCTATTAG AGAAATTTTTCCAGATGAAAAGAGGACAGTGCAAAGATGGGCTGGAGATCTATAAGAGATTTTTGACACGAATGACCAGGGTCTCTGAGGTGTTCaaaatggctgag ACCATAGGAATTGACAAAAATGATATCCCCGAACTCACTCAG gcCCCAGAGAGTCTCCTGCAGTCCCTAGAGACACACCTGAACACCCTGGATGGGAAGAAGCC AGAGGATGTTCACAAAGAGGATGA GTCGCCGACAAAG GAACCCGAAGCCAATGGCTCCCCGGCCGCTGCTGCCACACCCCCTGCAGCTGCCCCGGTTGCTCCAGTGCGCCCTGGACCACCTGCCAGACCCACCGTGGCGCCGACCTTCAAGAGCTCTAACAA TGCTCTGCTGGACTTGGATCCTTTGTCAGCCTCCTCTTCTTCAGCAGGCGGAGCAACTGCCTCTGCCTCTTCATGGGGAG ATCTGCTTGGTGGCGGTGAGTACCAAGCAACATTTTGTTCCTTCCGTTCTTCACCTACAGGAGCTCCCATCCACG GCTTAGATGCCCCCGCTGCTACTGCCTCTAGCGCCTCCGAGCCCGACGCCGTTGATGCCAGCGCCCCGGCTGCTCCACCTGTAGCGGTCAAAATGGCTGCCCCAACTGCACCCCCTGTCACGGCCCCTGTTGCAGCGCTGCCTACACCCGCACCCACCACCTCAGATTTTGATCTGTTTGGAG ACGCATTTGCACCGTCCCCAGGCGACGGTCCACCAAGCAGGGCACCTGCTGCCGATGCATGTGCTGGATCTG ACCCCTTCGCTCCATCGGAGGGGAGTGTGAACTTGGCTCCAGAGATGGACTTCTTTGCTGTGAAGTTCGATAACACGCCGGCCGCCCCAGAAGCAGCCAGCCCCATCTCTGGCGCCGTGCCGACCATTGTCGCCCCCTCTGCTGCCGCCCCCGctccctccaccaccaccaccatcactgAGTCTCCGGCCGCCCCCGCCGCCCCTGCTGCCCCCGCCGCTCCTGCCGCCCCTGCCGCCCCTGCAGCCTCCACTCTAGACCTCTTTGGTG ATCTCCCTACTGTCTCCCGCGGGCCTTCCCCCCTGCCTCCCGAGGCAAACGCTGATGAACACCTCTTGTCTGGTGTGAATG ATGCATTCTGTGCAATGACTCAGGAACCGGCAGTGACTCCTGCCCCTGCTCCTGTCCAGGCACCTGAACCAGCCCCAGCGGTCTCTCCTCCCAAACCTGAGCCCCCTGCACCGGCTCCTGTCATTGACCTTCTGG ACACCTTTGGTAGTCCCACTCTGTTGGATTGTACGCCGGCTGCCCCCGGTGGACCAGGAGAGGATCTGCTGGGTG GACTTATGTCACCTAGCCTGGCTCCTTCTGCAACCCCTGTCCTGGCACCTGCTCCCCTGACCCCCGCTCTGGCACCAGTCCTGGCCCCAGCTCCGGCTCCCATCTCAGCCCAGAACGACCTGCTGGAGGGTGGCTTCGACGTACTCGGCCCCCTGGCCCCTCTAACGCCCGCCACCCCAACAGCCACAGATAAGGCACAGGCCGCCACAGCGCCCTCTGGTGGCTTCGACCCATCAG TGTTTGGTGGATTAGGGGACCTGCTAATGCCAGCAATAACCCCCCAGTCCACTGGGGGAAGTGTAAGCAGTACTGGTAGTGGGAGTTCCAAGGTGACGGCAGCAGTAGGGGGTGGCATGGCAGGTGCCCCAGCCATAAAACGACCATCCATCGGGGGCGACCTGGACTCTTCTCTGGCAAATCTGATTGGAG ATCTTGGGATTCAGAGAAA GGACCATCAGTGGACTGAAAAGAAGCTGACTGGAGGATCCAACTGGACTCCCCAAGTGGCCCCTCCCAGCTGGGGGGCCCCTGGATCTATGATG GGTGGTCCCGCCCCCGGTGCTTCAGGACCCATGGCAGCACAGCCTGGCTTTGGAATG TCTCCATCAGCCGGATCAGGTGCTCCCTTAATGCCTCCTATGATGATGGGCCAACCAATTATGGGTCAGCCCATGAGACCACCTCCGCCAGGAGCTGCACCACCAGGGGCAccg CTGTCTCCAGGACATGCCGCCGCACAGGCCAAAAAGCCCAAGGACCCACTGGCAGAGCTCAACCTCAAGGACTTGATGTAA
- the snap91a gene encoding clathrin coat assembly protein AP180 isoform X2 has translation MSGQTLTDRIAAAQYSLTGSEVSRAVCKATTHEQTAPKKKHLEYLIEATKESNVNIPQMADTLFERATNASWVVVFKALITTHHMMVAGNERFLQFLATRNTLFNLSNFLDKTGSHGYDMSTFIRRYSRYLNEKAFAYRQMSFDFCRVKKGAEGVMRMMPVEKLLKGMPTLQSQIDALLEFDVHPNELTNGVINACFLLMFKDLIKLYACYNDGIINLLEKFFQMKRGQCKDGLEIYKRFLTRMTRVSEVFKMAETIGIDKNDIPELTQAPESLLQSLETHLNTLDGKKPEDVHKEDESPTKEPEANGSPAAAATPPAAAPVAPVRPGPPARPTVAPTFKSSNNALLDLDPLSASSSSAGGATASASSWGDLLGGGEYQATFCSFRSSPTGAPIHGLDAPAATASSASEPDAVDASAPAAPPVAVKMAAPTAPPVTAPVAALPTPAPTTSDFDLFGDAFAPSPGDGPPSRAPAADACAGSDPFAPSEGSVNLAPEMDFFAVKFDNTPAAPEAASPISGAVPTIVAPSAAAPAPSTTTTITESPAAPAAPAAPAAPAAPAAPAASTLDLFGDDMFDSMPEQSPTAEKADDAVTPSVDLFGADLPTVSRGPSPLPPEANADEHLLSGVNDAFCAMTQEPAVTPAPAPVQAPEPAPAVSPPKPEPPAPAPVIDLLDTFGSPTLLDCTPAAPGGPGEDLLGGLMSPSLAPSATPVLAPAPLTPALAPVLAPAPAPISAQNDLLEGGFDVLGPLAPLTPATPTATDKAQAATAPSGGFDPSGDLLMPAITPQSTGGSVSSTGSGSSKVTAAVGGGMAGAPAIKRPSIGGDLDSSLANLIGDLGIQRKDHQWTEKKLTGGSNWTPQVAPPSWGAPGSMMGGPAPGASGPMAAQPGFGMSPSAGSGAPLMPPMMMGQPIMGQPMRPPPPGAAPPGAPLSPGHAAAQAKKPKDPLAELNLKDLM, from the exons AGGTTCCTCCAGTTCCTCGCCACCAGGAACACTCTATTCAACCTCAGTAACTTTCTGGACAAAACAGGTTCCCACG GCTACGACATGTCCACTTTTATCAGACGCTACAGCCGGTACCTCAACGAGAAAGCATTTGCCTACCGACAGATGTCTTTCGACTTTTGCAGGGTGAAGAAGGG AGCGGAGGGGGTGATGAGGATGATGCCCGTAGAGAAGCTGTTGAAAGGAATGCCCACTCTGCAGAGCCAGATAGATGCCTTGTTGGAGTTTGAT GTCCATCCCAATGAGCTGACCAATGGAGTTATCAACGCATGTTTCCTGTTGATGTTCAAAGACCTGATCAAATTATATGCTTGCTACAACGATGGGATCATCAACCTATTAG AGAAATTTTTCCAGATGAAAAGAGGACAGTGCAAAGATGGGCTGGAGATCTATAAGAGATTTTTGACACGAATGACCAGGGTCTCTGAGGTGTTCaaaatggctgag ACCATAGGAATTGACAAAAATGATATCCCCGAACTCACTCAG gcCCCAGAGAGTCTCCTGCAGTCCCTAGAGACACACCTGAACACCCTGGATGGGAAGAAGCC AGAGGATGTTCACAAAGAGGATGA GTCGCCGACAAAG GAACCCGAAGCCAATGGCTCCCCGGCCGCTGCTGCCACACCCCCTGCAGCTGCCCCGGTTGCTCCAGTGCGCCCTGGACCACCTGCCAGACCCACCGTGGCGCCGACCTTCAAGAGCTCTAACAA TGCTCTGCTGGACTTGGATCCTTTGTCAGCCTCCTCTTCTTCAGCAGGCGGAGCAACTGCCTCTGCCTCTTCATGGGGAG ATCTGCTTGGTGGCGGTGAGTACCAAGCAACATTTTGTTCCTTCCGTTCTTCACCTACAGGAGCTCCCATCCACG GCTTAGATGCCCCCGCTGCTACTGCCTCTAGCGCCTCCGAGCCCGACGCCGTTGATGCCAGCGCCCCGGCTGCTCCACCTGTAGCGGTCAAAATGGCTGCCCCAACTGCACCCCCTGTCACGGCCCCTGTTGCAGCGCTGCCTACACCCGCACCCACCACCTCAGATTTTGATCTGTTTGGAG ACGCATTTGCACCGTCCCCAGGCGACGGTCCACCAAGCAGGGCACCTGCTGCCGATGCATGTGCTGGATCTG ACCCCTTCGCTCCATCGGAGGGGAGTGTGAACTTGGCTCCAGAGATGGACTTCTTTGCTGTGAAGTTCGATAACACGCCGGCCGCCCCAGAAGCAGCCAGCCCCATCTCTGGCGCCGTGCCGACCATTGTCGCCCCCTCTGCTGCCGCCCCCGctccctccaccaccaccaccatcactgAGTCTCCGGCCGCCCCCGCCGCCCCTGCTGCCCCCGCCGCTCCTGCCGCCCCTGCCGCCCCTGCAGCCTCCACTCTAGACCTCTTTGGTG ATGATATGTTTGATTCTATGCCTGAGCAAAGCCCTACCGCTGAAAAAGCTGATGATGCTGTTACTCCTAGCGTAGACCTATTTGGGGCAG ATCTCCCTACTGTCTCCCGCGGGCCTTCCCCCCTGCCTCCCGAGGCAAACGCTGATGAACACCTCTTGTCTGGTGTGAATG ATGCATTCTGTGCAATGACTCAGGAACCGGCAGTGACTCCTGCCCCTGCTCCTGTCCAGGCACCTGAACCAGCCCCAGCGGTCTCTCCTCCCAAACCTGAGCCCCCTGCACCGGCTCCTGTCATTGACCTTCTGG ACACCTTTGGTAGTCCCACTCTGTTGGATTGTACGCCGGCTGCCCCCGGTGGACCAGGAGAGGATCTGCTGGGTG GACTTATGTCACCTAGCCTGGCTCCTTCTGCAACCCCTGTCCTGGCACCTGCTCCCCTGACCCCCGCTCTGGCACCAGTCCTGGCCCCAGCTCCGGCTCCCATCTCAGCCCAGAACGACCTGCTGGAGGGTGGCTTCGACGTACTCGGCCCCCTGGCCCCTCTAACGCCCGCCACCCCAACAGCCACAGATAAGGCACAGGCCGCCACAGCGCCCTCTGGTGGCTTCGACCCATCAG GGGACCTGCTAATGCCAGCAATAACCCCCCAGTCCACTGGGGGAAGTGTAAGCAGTACTGGTAGTGGGAGTTCCAAGGTGACGGCAGCAGTAGGGGGTGGCATGGCAGGTGCCCCAGCCATAAAACGACCATCCATCGGGGGCGACCTGGACTCTTCTCTGGCAAATCTGATTGGAG ATCTTGGGATTCAGAGAAA GGACCATCAGTGGACTGAAAAGAAGCTGACTGGAGGATCCAACTGGACTCCCCAAGTGGCCCCTCCCAGCTGGGGGGCCCCTGGATCTATGATG GGTGGTCCCGCCCCCGGTGCTTCAGGACCCATGGCAGCACAGCCTGGCTTTGGAATG TCTCCATCAGCCGGATCAGGTGCTCCCTTAATGCCTCCTATGATGATGGGCCAACCAATTATGGGTCAGCCCATGAGACCACCTCCGCCAGGAGCTGCACCACCAGGGGCAccg CTGTCTCCAGGACATGCCGCCGCACAGGCCAAAAAGCCCAAGGACCCACTGGCAGAGCTCAACCTCAAGGACTTGATGTAA
- the snap91a gene encoding clathrin coat assembly protein AP180 isoform X1: MSGQTLTDRIAAAQYSLTGSEVSRAVCKATTHEQTAPKKKHLEYLIEATKESNVNIPQMADTLFERATNASWVVVFKALITTHHMMVAGNERFLQFLATRNTLFNLSNFLDKTGSHGYDMSTFIRRYSRYLNEKAFAYRQMSFDFCRVKKGAEGVMRMMPVEKLLKGMPTLQSQIDALLEFDVHPNELTNGVINACFLLMFKDLIKLYACYNDGIINLLEKFFQMKRGQCKDGLEIYKRFLTRMTRVSEVFKMAETIGIDKNDIPELTQAPESLLQSLETHLNTLDGKKPEDVHKEDESPTKEPEANGSPAAAATPPAAAPVAPVRPGPPARPTVAPTFKSSNNALLDLDPLSASSSSAGGATASASSWGDLLGGGEYQATFCSFRSSPTGAPIHGLDAPAATASSASEPDAVDASAPAAPPVAVKMAAPTAPPVTAPVAALPTPAPTTSDFDLFGDAFAPSPGDGPPSRAPAADACAGSDPFAPSEGSVNLAPEMDFFAVKFDNTPAAPEAASPISGAVPTIVAPSAAAPAPSTTTTITESPAAPAAPAAPAAPAAPAAPAASTLDLFGDDMFDSMPEQSPTAEKADDAVTPSVDLFGADLPTVSRGPSPLPPEANADEHLLSGVNDAFCAMTQEPAVTPAPAPVQAPEPAPAVSPPKPEPPAPAPVIDLLDTFGSPTLLDCTPAAPGGPGEDLLGGLMSPSLAPSATPVLAPAPLTPALAPVLAPAPAPISAQNDLLEGGFDVLGPLAPLTPATPTATDKAQAATAPSGGFDPSVFGGLGDLLMPAITPQSTGGSVSSTGSGSSKVTAAVGGGMAGAPAIKRPSIGGDLDSSLANLIGDLGIQRKDHQWTEKKLTGGSNWTPQVAPPSWGAPGSMMGGPAPGASGPMAAQPGFGMSPSAGSGAPLMPPMMMGQPIMGQPMRPPPPGAAPPGAPLSPGHAAAQAKKPKDPLAELNLKDLM, translated from the exons AGGTTCCTCCAGTTCCTCGCCACCAGGAACACTCTATTCAACCTCAGTAACTTTCTGGACAAAACAGGTTCCCACG GCTACGACATGTCCACTTTTATCAGACGCTACAGCCGGTACCTCAACGAGAAAGCATTTGCCTACCGACAGATGTCTTTCGACTTTTGCAGGGTGAAGAAGGG AGCGGAGGGGGTGATGAGGATGATGCCCGTAGAGAAGCTGTTGAAAGGAATGCCCACTCTGCAGAGCCAGATAGATGCCTTGTTGGAGTTTGAT GTCCATCCCAATGAGCTGACCAATGGAGTTATCAACGCATGTTTCCTGTTGATGTTCAAAGACCTGATCAAATTATATGCTTGCTACAACGATGGGATCATCAACCTATTAG AGAAATTTTTCCAGATGAAAAGAGGACAGTGCAAAGATGGGCTGGAGATCTATAAGAGATTTTTGACACGAATGACCAGGGTCTCTGAGGTGTTCaaaatggctgag ACCATAGGAATTGACAAAAATGATATCCCCGAACTCACTCAG gcCCCAGAGAGTCTCCTGCAGTCCCTAGAGACACACCTGAACACCCTGGATGGGAAGAAGCC AGAGGATGTTCACAAAGAGGATGA GTCGCCGACAAAG GAACCCGAAGCCAATGGCTCCCCGGCCGCTGCTGCCACACCCCCTGCAGCTGCCCCGGTTGCTCCAGTGCGCCCTGGACCACCTGCCAGACCCACCGTGGCGCCGACCTTCAAGAGCTCTAACAA TGCTCTGCTGGACTTGGATCCTTTGTCAGCCTCCTCTTCTTCAGCAGGCGGAGCAACTGCCTCTGCCTCTTCATGGGGAG ATCTGCTTGGTGGCGGTGAGTACCAAGCAACATTTTGTTCCTTCCGTTCTTCACCTACAGGAGCTCCCATCCACG GCTTAGATGCCCCCGCTGCTACTGCCTCTAGCGCCTCCGAGCCCGACGCCGTTGATGCCAGCGCCCCGGCTGCTCCACCTGTAGCGGTCAAAATGGCTGCCCCAACTGCACCCCCTGTCACGGCCCCTGTTGCAGCGCTGCCTACACCCGCACCCACCACCTCAGATTTTGATCTGTTTGGAG ACGCATTTGCACCGTCCCCAGGCGACGGTCCACCAAGCAGGGCACCTGCTGCCGATGCATGTGCTGGATCTG ACCCCTTCGCTCCATCGGAGGGGAGTGTGAACTTGGCTCCAGAGATGGACTTCTTTGCTGTGAAGTTCGATAACACGCCGGCCGCCCCAGAAGCAGCCAGCCCCATCTCTGGCGCCGTGCCGACCATTGTCGCCCCCTCTGCTGCCGCCCCCGctccctccaccaccaccaccatcactgAGTCTCCGGCCGCCCCCGCCGCCCCTGCTGCCCCCGCCGCTCCTGCCGCCCCTGCCGCCCCTGCAGCCTCCACTCTAGACCTCTTTGGTG ATGATATGTTTGATTCTATGCCTGAGCAAAGCCCTACCGCTGAAAAAGCTGATGATGCTGTTACTCCTAGCGTAGACCTATTTGGGGCAG ATCTCCCTACTGTCTCCCGCGGGCCTTCCCCCCTGCCTCCCGAGGCAAACGCTGATGAACACCTCTTGTCTGGTGTGAATG ATGCATTCTGTGCAATGACTCAGGAACCGGCAGTGACTCCTGCCCCTGCTCCTGTCCAGGCACCTGAACCAGCCCCAGCGGTCTCTCCTCCCAAACCTGAGCCCCCTGCACCGGCTCCTGTCATTGACCTTCTGG ACACCTTTGGTAGTCCCACTCTGTTGGATTGTACGCCGGCTGCCCCCGGTGGACCAGGAGAGGATCTGCTGGGTG GACTTATGTCACCTAGCCTGGCTCCTTCTGCAACCCCTGTCCTGGCACCTGCTCCCCTGACCCCCGCTCTGGCACCAGTCCTGGCCCCAGCTCCGGCTCCCATCTCAGCCCAGAACGACCTGCTGGAGGGTGGCTTCGACGTACTCGGCCCCCTGGCCCCTCTAACGCCCGCCACCCCAACAGCCACAGATAAGGCACAGGCCGCCACAGCGCCCTCTGGTGGCTTCGACCCATCAG TGTTTGGTGGATTAGGGGACCTGCTAATGCCAGCAATAACCCCCCAGTCCACTGGGGGAAGTGTAAGCAGTACTGGTAGTGGGAGTTCCAAGGTGACGGCAGCAGTAGGGGGTGGCATGGCAGGTGCCCCAGCCATAAAACGACCATCCATCGGGGGCGACCTGGACTCTTCTCTGGCAAATCTGATTGGAG ATCTTGGGATTCAGAGAAA GGACCATCAGTGGACTGAAAAGAAGCTGACTGGAGGATCCAACTGGACTCCCCAAGTGGCCCCTCCCAGCTGGGGGGCCCCTGGATCTATGATG GGTGGTCCCGCCCCCGGTGCTTCAGGACCCATGGCAGCACAGCCTGGCTTTGGAATG TCTCCATCAGCCGGATCAGGTGCTCCCTTAATGCCTCCTATGATGATGGGCCAACCAATTATGGGTCAGCCCATGAGACCACCTCCGCCAGGAGCTGCACCACCAGGGGCAccg CTGTCTCCAGGACATGCCGCCGCACAGGCCAAAAAGCCCAAGGACCCACTGGCAGAGCTCAACCTCAAGGACTTGATGTAA